Sequence from the Spirochaetota bacterium genome:
CGTGCTTCGCGATGAGGTGCCCGAAGCATGAGAATTCCCAGGGCTCGTTGATGGTGATCCAGTTCGTGACGCGGTCGCCCAGGCGCTTCACCACGACCTCGGCATAGTCCGCAAAGAGGTCCGCCGTGATACGGTTCGCAAAACCCTTGTACTTTTTCTGAAGCGCAAGCGGAAGATCCCAGTGGAAGAGCGTGGGATACGGCGTGATTTTGTTCTTTAAAAGTTCGTCAACCAGGCGGCTGTAGAAATCGAGCCCCTTTTCGTTTATGGCGCCCTCGCCCTCCGGCATGACGCGCGGCCAGGATATCGAGAACCGATACGCCTGGAGGTCCATTTCCCGCATGAGGGCGACATCTTCCGCATAACGATGGTAATGGTCGCACGCGACGTCCGCGTTCTGGTTGTTCCGGACCTTCCCCTTTTTGTGGGCGAACTCGTCCCAGGTAGAAAGCCCCTTGCCGTCTTCGTGAATCGCTCCCTCTATCTGGTACGCCGCGCTCGCCGCGCCAAAGAGAAAGCCTTTGCCCATCTGCGGAAAATCCATGAGAACCTCCTGGTTTTGCATTTCGATTTCTGGGTGCATAGTCTTCGATTCCCCCTCCCTTGATGGGAGGGGTTAGGGGAGGGTGAGCACGAGAAACGCATCCCGAATGCTGTTAATGGACAATGCCTTTCACCCCCACCTCGATCCTCCCCCGTCAAGGGGGAGGAGGTGATGAGTTAACGTATCATTTCAAATTCATGCTGCTCCACAAAGGACGCTGCTCATGCAAAAACAATGCAATATTTCAATCGCGGGACCTTCGGGCGGAATTATGATAGTGGGAAATTTGAAAAGTCAAGACAATACCCAAACCGTTATCCGAAACCAAATCCTTCATCTCCCCCATCCTTCCATCCATACCTCTCCTATTCTTACACACTGCGCCAGGGGATTACACGCCCCTCGCAAGCACCGCCGCGCCGATCGCGCCGTTCACCTGGGCGGTGGGATGGACGATGATGGAAAGCCCCAGTCTCTCCTCGAGCGCCTTCACGATGCCGGGGTTCTTCGCGACGCCGCCCGTCATCATGACCGGCTCCCGCACGCCTACCTTGCGCGCGAGCGCCGATACGCGCGAGGCGACCGATTCGTGGATACCCGCGACGATGTTCGCGCGCGGTTCGCCCTTCGCGATGAGCGAGATGACCTCGGACTCGGCGAAGACGGTGCACAGGCTCGAGATGGGGGCCGATGCGCCGGCGTGCGCGCAGAGGGTGCCGAACTCGTCAAGGTTACTTTCAAGGACGCGCGCCATCACCTCGAGGAAGCGGCCGGTGCCGGCCGCGCACTTGTCGTTCATTGCGAAGTCCTTCACGCGCCCCTCGTCGTCCAGGAGGATCGCCTTGCTGTCCTGTCCGCCAATGTCGATGATCGAGCGGACGCGCGCGTCGGTGAAGAAGGCCCCGGCCCCGTGGCAGATGATCTCCGTCATGGACTTGTGCGCGAACTTCACGGCATTGCGCCCATAACCCGTCGAAACCACGCGCTCGATGGAGGCCTCCTCCATCCCCAGCTCGTCCAGCAGGTCGGTGAATATTTTTCTCCCCGACTCCGCCGCGTTGTACCCGGTGAAGCCCGTGAGTGTACCCAGCACCTTTCCCTCGTGCAGCATCGCCGCCTTTACGGAAATCGATCCTATGTCAATGCCTGCGGTGACCATTAAGATTTCTCCATGCTTTTTCCACCAGCCCCTAAATCCCCCGGAGGGGGACTTTGAACTCACTTCTCAATGTTCACATCATCCCGCGCCTTTACCCCCCTTTGGGGGGCCAGGGGGGCGGGACAAGGGGGTATTCGAAATCAGTTCTTCTTCTGCGCGAGCGTTTCCATGAAGGCGTCTATGCGCGTTTCGATCTGGCTCTCGCTGAAGTTTCGCTCGTCCACCATGTCGGCCTCGATGATGAGGGACGGCACGCCGAACTCCTTCATGACCATGCGCTGCAGGTCGTACTGTCCCAGCGAATAGGGCTTGCAGCTCCTGTTCGAGTGGATGACGAGCCCGTCCGCCTTATACTTCGTGATCATCTTGCGCAGCGTATCCAGCATCATGTCGATCGAGATGTTGATGTACACGCTCGAGTACGCGATCGCCGCTGATTCGATAAAGTTGTTCTCGTCGATAAGGTGAACCACGCCGCTCCAGGCGGACGTGTACGTGTCGGCCACCAAGCACGCCCCGTGCGTCGCGAATTTGTCCGAGAGCCACTTGGTCTTGTACCACACGGGAAGGTTGTCCCAGAGCAGGCGGTACTTTTCGTCGGGCACCATGCCTATGCCGTCGGCGATGCGCTGGCGCATCTCGTCTCGAAGCTCGGTATAATAATCGATCACGGTCTGCGTTCCGCGCAGCGTCACGATGAGCGCGAGATGGAAGAAGGCGTCGAAGGCCGTCATGGGCGCGGGGCTGTGCATGGTGGTGTCGAGCACCTCCTGCCAGAGCCTCTGTCCCTGGACCGCGAGGCGCCCCACCTGGTCCATGCGGTCCATGTCCATCTTCTTACCGCACTGCTCCTCCAGGAAGGTAATGTACTCGAGCATCTGCCGGCGCACGTAGTTCTTCGCCTCGACGGAAAACTCGGTGTGAATGAAGGGCGTGTCCAGAATGAACAGCGGCACCTTGAAATAGCGCGCCTGCACCTCGTACCACTTGAGCACCGTCCCACAAATGTTGTTGCAGCACACCAGGAAGTCCGGCGCGGGCAATCCGCCTATCGGCCCCCCGTTGAGCGGCGCGCACGCGATGTCCGAGCGCGCATACGAGCAGAGGTCGCGCGCGTATCCCATCGCTTCCGCTTTCTCGCACAGGTCGACGCCCATCTTGGAGGCGCCAATCATCGCGCCGTGATTCTCGGGGTATACCGGGATCACGTCCATCGCGATGAGCGGCTCCACGGGCCCGCCGCTCGTGATCCACGCGACCTTCTTCCCGTTCTGCTTCGCGGTCTTCGCGTCGATATAGTACTCGGTCATTATCTGCTTCATGCGCTTGACCGCCTTGATCTTGCGCGCGTCCTTCATTTCAGCTTCGGTTTTAACTGCCATGATGCCCTCCTTACGGTCTTTTCGTCGGCAACCTTCGTCGTACTAAGCTTGGTCCGGAATCCCCTCCCCCTTGATGGGGGAGGCCGGGTGGGGGTGGATGGTATACTCTACAGCAGGCATGCTTTTCACCCTCCCCTAACCCCTCCCATCAAGGGAGGGGAATTACCCTTTATAACATATCAATAAACGTCTCGAACCTCGTGCGTATCTGCCCTTCCGCCTGGGGCTGCTCTTCGACCTCGTAGAGCATCGAGGGGACGCCGGCTTTGTCCAGCGCCTCCTTCATGTACGGGTAGTCGAAGCACTGCGGATCGCAGAATTTCAGGTAGATGAAGAGCACCCCCTGCGCCTTTTTCTCTTTCACCAGGCTCACCAGATTGTCTGCGCGCGCGGTGTTGCCGTTGTGTTTCGCGGGGCACACGACCCTGTCCAGGTAGCGTTTCGCGATCGCGTCGACAGCGGGGGCCGATTCGCCTATCGCCCCCTCGAAGGAGCGCGTCCCGGTACAGAGCTCGTCCCACACGACCGCCGCACCGTACTCCTCGATGATCCCGTAGAAATTCGGGTGGTTGCAGATGCCGCCCGCGAGCATGACCCGCTTGGGCGCCTTTCCCGCCGCGGCCGCCTTCGTCCTCACCTCCGCGGCGAGCTTCTCCAGGGC
This genomic interval carries:
- a CDS encoding 2-hydroxyglutaryl-CoA dehydratase, with product MVTAGIDIGSISVKAAMLHEGKVLGTLTGFTGYNAAESGRKIFTDLLDELGMEEASIERVVSTGYGRNAVKFAHKSMTEIICHGAGAFFTDARVRSIIDIGGQDSKAILLDDEGRVKDFAMNDKCAAGTGRFLEVMARVLESNLDEFGTLCAHAGASAPISSLCTVFAESEVISLIAKGEPRANIVAGIHESVASRVSALARKVGVREPVMMTGGVAKNPGIVKALEERLGLSIIVHPTAQVNGAIGAAVLARGV
- a CDS encoding 2-hydroxyglutaryl-CoA dehydratase yields the protein MKDARKIKAVKRMKQIMTEYYIDAKTAKQNGKKVAWITSGGPVEPLIAMDVIPVYPENHGAMIGASKMGVDLCEKAEAMGYARDLCSYARSDIACAPLNGGPIGGLPAPDFLVCCNNICGTVLKWYEVQARYFKVPLFILDTPFIHTEFSVEAKNYVRRQMLEYITFLEEQCGKKMDMDRMDQVGRLAVQGQRLWQEVLDTTMHSPAPMTAFDAFFHLALIVTLRGTQTVIDYYTELRDEMRQRIADGIGMVPDEKYRLLWDNLPVWYKTKWLSDKFATHGACLVADTYTSAWSGVVHLIDENNFIESAAIAYSSVYINISIDMMLDTLRKMITKYKADGLVIHSNRSCKPYSLGQYDLQRMVMKEFGVPSLIIEADMVDERNFSESQIETRIDAFMETLAQKKN